A section of the Oreochromis aureus strain Israel breed Guangdong linkage group 22, ZZ_aureus, whole genome shotgun sequence genome encodes:
- the LOC120435872 gene encoding hepatic lectin-like isoform X2: MSEAGVLYSDVKFTRKKKANVVIFSLPDTTYSEVTFSRTQPSKTESPEGYQQDVLSKRSKVTSERLALLVLSGLLVAAVIGMGVTKREPCSTVQPTCPQCPTVEERNPSSTVQPTFPKTPDVKDQTCDKCEEGWEQHGGTCYNFSISKSSWNKSRDECRAKGGDLVKIDSREEQNFLQRRVSEIMTGGEDKFWIGLTDSAVEGRWLWVDGSPLNESLKFWKGTEPDNWKGTNGKHPDGEDCVKMGEKGEADTLKWWFDAFCSNPHKSICEKAVVRGKFKKVCD; this comes from the exons ATGTCTGAAGCTGGAGTACTATACTCTGATGTGAAGTTtacaagaaagaagaaagctaACG TTGTCATTTTCTCCTTGCCCGACACCACTTACTCTGAAGTAACGTTCTCAAGGACTCAGCCGTCCAAAACAGAGTCGCCCG AGGGGTACCAACAAGATGTATTGagcaaaaggtcaaaggtcacctcAGAGAGATTGGCCCTGCTGGTTCTCAGTGGTCTCCTGGTAGCTGCCGTCATTGGTATGGGTGTTACCA aaagagaaCCATGCAGCACTGTACAGCCTACATGTCCACAATGTCCTACAGTAGAAG AAAGAAATCCATCCAGCACAGTACAGCCTACATTTCCAAAAACTCCTGACGTGAAAG ATCAGACATGTGATAAATGTGAAGAAGGCTGGGAGCAACATGGAGGAACGTGCTATAATTTCTCCATCAGTAAATCATCCTGGAACAAGAGCAGAGATGAGTGTAGAGCTAAAGGAGGAGACCTGGTTAAGATAGACAGCAGGGAGGAGCAG AATTTCCTGCAGAGAAGAGTGAGTGAAATAATGACTGGAGGTGAGGACAAGTTCTGGATCGGGCTGACAGACTCAGCAGTAGAGGGCAGATGGTTGTGGGTGGATGGGTCACCACTGAATGAAAG TTTGAAGTTTTGGAAGGGCACAGAGCCAGACAATTGGAAAGGGACAAATGGGAAACATCCTGATGGAGAGGACTGTGTGAAGATGGGAGAAAAAGGTGAAGCTGATACTCTGAAGTGGTGGTTTGATGCCTTTTGCTCAAATCCTCACAAAAGTATTTGTGAGAAAGCAGTAGTAAggggaaagtttaaaaaagtatgtgactga
- the LOC120435872 gene encoding CD209 antigen-like protein A isoform X1 — MSEAGVLYSDVKFTRKKKANVVIFSLPDTTYSEVTFSRTQPSKTESPEGYQQDVLSKRSKVTSERLALLVLSGLLVAAVIGMGVTICFSNTEREPCSTVQPTCPQCPTVEERNPSSTVQPTFPKTPDVKDQTCDKCEEGWEQHGGTCYNFSISKSSWNKSRDECRAKGGDLVKIDSREEQNFLQRRVSEIMTGGEDKFWIGLTDSAVEGRWLWVDGSPLNESLKFWKGTEPDNWKGTNGKHPDGEDCVKMGEKGEADTLKWWFDAFCSNPHKSICEKAVVRGKFKKVCD, encoded by the exons ATGTCTGAAGCTGGAGTACTATACTCTGATGTGAAGTTtacaagaaagaagaaagctaACG TTGTCATTTTCTCCTTGCCCGACACCACTTACTCTGAAGTAACGTTCTCAAGGACTCAGCCGTCCAAAACAGAGTCGCCCG AGGGGTACCAACAAGATGTATTGagcaaaaggtcaaaggtcacctcAGAGAGATTGGCCCTGCTGGTTCTCAGTGGTCTCCTGGTAGCTGCCGTCATTGGTATGGGTGTTACCA TCTGTTTTtcaaacacagaaagagaaCCATGCAGCACTGTACAGCCTACATGTCCACAATGTCCTACAGTAGAAG AAAGAAATCCATCCAGCACAGTACAGCCTACATTTCCAAAAACTCCTGACGTGAAAG ATCAGACATGTGATAAATGTGAAGAAGGCTGGGAGCAACATGGAGGAACGTGCTATAATTTCTCCATCAGTAAATCATCCTGGAACAAGAGCAGAGATGAGTGTAGAGCTAAAGGAGGAGACCTGGTTAAGATAGACAGCAGGGAGGAGCAG AATTTCCTGCAGAGAAGAGTGAGTGAAATAATGACTGGAGGTGAGGACAAGTTCTGGATCGGGCTGACAGACTCAGCAGTAGAGGGCAGATGGTTGTGGGTGGATGGGTCACCACTGAATGAAAG TTTGAAGTTTTGGAAGGGCACAGAGCCAGACAATTGGAAAGGGACAAATGGGAAACATCCTGATGGAGAGGACTGTGTGAAGATGGGAGAAAAAGGTGAAGCTGATACTCTGAAGTGGTGGTTTGATGCCTTTTGCTCAAATCCTCACAAAAGTATTTGTGAGAAAGCAGTAGTAAggggaaagtttaaaaaagtatgtgactga
- the LOC120435872 gene encoding killer cell lectin-like receptor subfamily B member 1B allele B isoform X3: protein MSEAGVLYSDVKFTRKKKANVVIFSLPDTTYSEVTFSRTQPSKTESPEGYQQDVLSKRSKVTSERLALLVLSGLLVAAVIGMGVTICFSNTEREPCSTVQPTCPQCPTVEERNPSSTVQPTFPKTPDVKDQTCDKCEEGWEQHGGTCYNFSISKSSWNKSRDECRAKGGDLVKIDSREEQNFLQRRVSEIMTGV, encoded by the exons ATGTCTGAAGCTGGAGTACTATACTCTGATGTGAAGTTtacaagaaagaagaaagctaACG TTGTCATTTTCTCCTTGCCCGACACCACTTACTCTGAAGTAACGTTCTCAAGGACTCAGCCGTCCAAAACAGAGTCGCCCG AGGGGTACCAACAAGATGTATTGagcaaaaggtcaaaggtcacctcAGAGAGATTGGCCCTGCTGGTTCTCAGTGGTCTCCTGGTAGCTGCCGTCATTGGTATGGGTGTTACCA TCTGTTTTtcaaacacagaaagagaaCCATGCAGCACTGTACAGCCTACATGTCCACAATGTCCTACAGTAGAAG AAAGAAATCCATCCAGCACAGTACAGCCTACATTTCCAAAAACTCCTGACGTGAAAG ATCAGACATGTGATAAATGTGAAGAAGGCTGGGAGCAACATGGAGGAACGTGCTATAATTTCTCCATCAGTAAATCATCCTGGAACAAGAGCAGAGATGAGTGTAGAGCTAAAGGAGGAGACCTGGTTAAGATAGACAGCAGGGAGGAGCAG AATTTCCTGCAGAGAAGAGTGAGTGAAATAATGACTGGAG TTTGA
- the LOC116312168 gene encoding protein C2-DOMAIN ABA-RELATED 3-like: MDSSVPFVLLLLMCSSIMVEAQLKVYDLRATDLPTVVLLTTDAYVTVSSGSTSLGKTSVRYNDPNPWWEEEFSYFYAEENDMLTLEVYDVDLLFDDQLGVCQRQLKVGTYQHDCFLTKGGTLHYTYTLG; this comes from the coding sequence ATGGACTCTAGTGTGCCCTTCGTCCTTTTGCTGCTCATGTGCAGTTCAATCATGGTCGAAGCCCAACTGAAGGTGTATGATCTGCGAGCCACTGATCTTCCCACCGTTGTCCTGTTAACCACAGATGCCTATGTCACTGTGTCCTCTGGTTCTACTTCTCTGGGTAAAACATCTGTTCGCTACAATGACCCGAACCCCTGGTGGGAAGAGGAATTCTCCTACTTCTATGCTGAGGAAAATGACATGCTGACTCTCGAGGTTTATGACGTAGACTTGCTCTTTGATGATCAGCTGGGAGTCTGCCAAAGGCAGCTCAAGGTGGGAACCTATCAGCATGACTGCTTCCTGACCAAAGGCGGGACTCTCCATTACACTTATACTCTTGGTTGA
- the LOC120435940 gene encoding C-type lectin domain family 4 member E-like: MMSRPQSCIEGGTPCSRHSNSSRRSKVMAERVALVVLCILLAAALIVIYRLSEFGTFENTKIRESLKKLEDHRMKCENVLKENLSKTKPCSTVQPTCPQPPEVTGDPCSKCEEGWEQHGGKCYYFSTNKSSWNESRDDCRAKGGDLVKIDSREEQEFLGKKVRGIMTDHEDKFWIGLTDSAEQGRWLWVDGSPLNKSLSYWNYYEPDNWPEDDCVLMGDKGDRYLKSWSDTSCKVSRRSICEKPAAKGQNKTVCV; encoded by the exons ATGATGAGTCGTCCACAGAGCTGCATAGAAG GTGGAACTCCTTGTTCTCGACATTCAAATTCAAGCAGACGGTCAAAGGTCATGGCAGAGAGAGTGGCACTGGTTGTTCTCTGTATTCTCCTGGCAGCTGCTCTCATCGTTATTTATCGTCTCAGTGAGTTTGGAA CGTTTGAAAACACGAAAATCAGAGAGTCACTGAAAAAACTGGAAGATCACAGAatgaagtgtgaaaatgttctgaAAG AGAATCTCTCTAAAACAAAACCATGCAGCACGGTGCAGCCTACATGTCCACAACCTCCTGAAGTTACAG GTGATCCATGTTCTAAATGTGAAGAAGGCTGGGAGCAACATGGAGGAAAGTGCTATTACTTCTCTACCAATAAATCATCCTGGAACGAGAGCAGAGATGACTGTAGAGCTAAAGGAGGAGACCTGGTTAAAATAGACAGCAGAGAGGAGCAG GAATTcctggggaaaaaagtgagagGCATAATGACGGATCATGAAGACAAGTTCTGGATCGGACTGACAGACTCAGCAGAGCAGGGCAGATGGTTGTGGGTGGACGGGTCACCACTGAACAAAAG TTTATCTTATTGGAACTACTATGAGCCGGACAACTGGCCCGAGGATGACTGTGTACTGATGGGTGATAAAGGTGATCGTTACCTGAAGAGTTGGTCTGATACATCCTGCAAAGTGTCTCGCAGAAGTATTTGTGagaaaccagcagcaaaaggaCAGAATAAAACTGTATGTGTCTGA
- the LOC120435541 gene encoding hepatic lectin-like has protein sequence MSNYLQRNIKEAYTTHAELGISKSQLSTKELPEASQQTVKSTRSKVTPERVALLVLSALLAAAVVALCVTKRDSEEKPCSTVQPTCPQPPEVTGEPCSKCEEGWEQHGGKCYYFSTSKSSWNKSRDECRAKGGDLVKIDSREEQEFLGKKVRRIMTDHEDKFWIGLTDSAEQGRWLWVDGSPLNKSLSYWNYYEPDNWTEDNCVLMGEKGDRYLKSWSDTSCKVSHRSICEKPAAKGQNKILCV, from the exons ATGAGCAACTATCTACAGAGGAACATAAAAG AGGCTTACACCACTCATGCAGAATTAGGGATCTCAAAGTCTCAGCTGTCCACAAAGGAGCTGCCTG AGGCCTCTCAACAAACTGTGAAGAGcacaaggtcaaaggtcaccccAGAGAGAGTGGCCCTGTTGGTTCTCAGTGCTCTtctggctgctgctgttgttgcccTCTGTGTTACCA AAAGAGACTCTGAAGAAAAACCATGCAGCACGGTGCAGCCTACATGTCCACAACCTCCTGAAGTTACAG GTGAGCCATGTTCTAAATGTGAAGAAGGCTGGGAGCAACATGGAGGAAAGTGCTATTACTTCTCTACCAGTAAATCATCCTGGAACAAGAGCAGAGATGAGTGTAGAGCTAAAGGAGGAGACCTGGTTAAAATAGACAGCAGAGAGGAGCAG GAATTcctggggaaaaaagtgagacGCATAATGACGGATCATGAAGACAAGTTCTGGATCGGACTGACAGACTCAGCAGAGCAGGGCAGATGGTTGTGGGTGGACGGATCACCACTGAACAAAAG TTTATCTTATTGGAACTACTATGAGCCGGACAACTGGACAGAGGACAACTGTGTACTGATGGGTGAAAAAGGTGATCGTTACCTGAAGAGTTGGTCTGATACATCCTGCAAAGTGTCTCACAGAAGTATTTGTGagaaaccagcagcaaaaggaCAGAATAAAATTTTATGTGTCTGA